Proteins from a single region of Deinococcus depolymerans:
- a CDS encoding DUF4395 domain-containing protein, translating into MIASAPTHQPARTDLSALKFNQLTVVFVTLLAVILTLPALTLILGAAMLIGAAQPHLSPMRAAYRLLGRPLGLQPEVVDEDPRAHHFAQGVGGTFLLASAAFTLAGLPLVGALLGVAVIALAVLNLSQKICVGCIMYFQYRRLRYRFLGR; encoded by the coding sequence ATGATTGCCTCCGCCCCCACCCACCAGCCGGCCCGCACGGACCTCAGCGCCCTGAAATTCAACCAGCTGACCGTGGTGTTCGTGACGCTGCTGGCCGTGATCCTGACCCTCCCGGCCCTCACGCTGATCCTGGGCGCGGCCATGCTGATCGGCGCCGCGCAGCCCCACCTCTCCCCCATGCGGGCCGCCTACCGCCTGCTCGGCCGCCCGCTGGGCCTGCAGCCCGAGGTCGTGGACGAGGACCCCCGCGCGCATCACTTCGCGCAGGGCGTGGGCGGCACCTTCCTGCTGGCCTCCGCCGCGTTCACCCTGGCTGGCCTGCCGCTCGTGGGGGCGCTGCTGGGCGTCGCCGTGATCGCACTGGCCGTCCTGAACCTCTCCCAGAAGATCTGCGTGGGCTGCATCATGTACTTCCAGTACCGCCGTCTGCGCTACCGCTTCCTCGGCCGCTGA
- a CDS encoding excalibur calcium-binding domain-containing protein: MRAPSRWFSLRFPLTPGRWGRGRAAFLRGLLAGLLCGLTVAGAAPAQSPFQIELRLLGRPLTAGQQATVREAARQVSGLIASPFVPVRVNIPAGDCDRRLPAVQGTVRNLIVFVVVRDLGDDVYATGMPCDLQDRTYLPIYGVVDLNSRGLTDLPRVDLLDTMLHELLHVLGVGTLWEADSRVSRNGETDGRSFIRRDGRSLVYTAPRAVAAYRALGGRGRGIPLDPDGGHWDGRAVCAEILSGSAGNFTGRVNPVSPVTLAALEDLGYRVNLLAASRYALPRGSCAAQLRDGSGPLWVPTGGFAGCAAARSAGATLPLRRGEPAYRPELDGDGDGLACEGGR; encoded by the coding sequence GTGCGCGCCCCTTCCCGGTGGTTCTCTCTGCGGTTTCCACTCACGCCCGGCCGGTGGGGCCGGGGGCGAGCGGCTTTCCTGCGCGGCCTGCTGGCCGGGCTGCTGTGCGGGCTGACCGTGGCCGGGGCCGCGCCGGCCCAGTCGCCTTTCCAGATCGAGCTGCGCCTGCTGGGCCGCCCGCTGACCGCCGGGCAACAGGCGACGGTCCGCGAGGCGGCCCGGCAGGTGTCGGGCCTGATCGCCTCGCCGTTCGTGCCGGTGCGGGTGAACATCCCGGCCGGGGACTGTGACCGGCGGCTGCCGGCCGTGCAGGGCACCGTGCGGAACCTGATCGTGTTCGTGGTCGTCCGGGACCTCGGTGACGACGTGTACGCGACCGGGATGCCCTGCGACCTGCAGGACCGCACGTACCTGCCCATCTACGGGGTGGTGGACCTCAACAGCCGCGGCCTGACGGACCTGCCGCGCGTGGACCTGCTGGACACCATGCTCCATGAGCTGCTGCACGTGCTGGGCGTGGGCACGCTCTGGGAGGCGGACTCCCGCGTGTCCCGCAACGGCGAGACGGATGGACGGTCCTTCATTCGCCGCGACGGGCGCAGCCTGGTGTATACCGCGCCGCGTGCCGTGGCGGCGTACCGGGCGCTGGGGGGGCGGGGCCGCGGGATTCCGCTGGACCCGGACGGCGGCCACTGGGACGGGAGGGCCGTGTGCGCCGAGATTCTGTCCGGCTCGGCGGGGAATTTCACGGGTCGGGTGAATCCGGTCAGTCCGGTCACGCTGGCGGCGCTGGAGGACCTGGGGTACCGGGTCAATCTGCTGGCGGCCAGCCGGTACGCCCTGCCACGGGGCTCCTGCGCCGCGCAGCTGAGGGACGGGTCCGGGCCGCTGTGGGTCCCGACCGGCGGGTTCGCGGGGTGCGCCGCGGCCCGCAGTGCCGGCGCGACCCTGCCCCTGCGGCGGGGTGAGCCGGCGTACCGTCCGGAGCTGGACGGGGACGGCGACGGGCTGGCCTGTGAGGGTGGACGGTAG
- a CDS encoding phosphoribosyltransferase family protein: MNTFKVQVGAVTRDLPIVPVAPGVSVALFNMLGDTEVTEAAGAELARLLPADIDVLVTPEVKALSLAHVISRESGKPYIVIRKTQKPYMVDPVAREVVSITTGKPQLLVLDGFDVQKIRGRKVAIVDDVVSSGGTLHSIRQIIEEVGGEVAAVVAVFTEGQERPEVTALGHLPLFEN; the protein is encoded by the coding sequence GTGAACACGTTCAAAGTTCAAGTGGGCGCCGTGACCCGCGACCTTCCCATCGTTCCCGTGGCCCCCGGTGTCAGCGTCGCCCTGTTCAACATGCTGGGTGACACCGAGGTCACCGAGGCCGCCGGCGCCGAACTGGCCCGCCTGCTGCCCGCCGATATCGACGTGCTGGTCACGCCGGAAGTCAAGGCGCTGAGCCTCGCGCATGTCATCAGCCGCGAGAGTGGCAAGCCGTACATCGTGATCCGCAAGACGCAGAAGCCGTACATGGTGGACCCGGTGGCGCGCGAGGTGGTCAGCATCACGACCGGCAAACCGCAGCTGCTGGTCCTGGACGGCTTCGACGTGCAGAAGATCCGGGGCCGCAAGGTCGCCATCGTGGACGACGTGGTGTCCAGCGGCGGTACCCTGCACTCCATCCGTCAGATCATCGAGGAGGTCGGCGGGGAAGTCGCGGCGGTCGTGGCCGTGTTCACCGAGGGACAGGAACGCCCGGAAGTGACCGCGCTGGGGCACCTGCCCCTGTTCGAGAACTGA
- a CDS encoding phosphoribosyltransferase family protein has translation MNNPNELTVRIGSLERTLPTVRAGNLGRVPLVEFIGDSAFTNAAAQEMVALIPPQTEVLLTVVTNALPLTHELSDRSGLPYVCARKKRRTYMQSPLIQEVPSMTLGVTETLWLDGPHAERLRGRQVAIVQDVVASGGTAQALARLVERAGGTVTGYLAAFRQGNPPMPVTALQDLPRSL, from the coding sequence ATGAACAACCCGAACGAACTGACCGTCAGGATCGGCAGTCTGGAACGCACCCTGCCCACCGTCCGCGCCGGAAACCTGGGCCGCGTGCCACTGGTGGAATTCATCGGTGACAGCGCCTTCACGAACGCCGCCGCGCAGGAGATGGTCGCCCTGATCCCCCCGCAGACCGAGGTGCTGCTGACCGTCGTCACGAACGCCCTGCCGCTCACGCACGAACTGAGCGACCGCAGCGGCCTGCCGTACGTCTGCGCCCGCAAGAAACGCCGCACCTACATGCAGTCCCCGCTGATCCAGGAGGTGCCCAGCATGACCCTGGGCGTCACCGAAACCCTCTGGCTGGACGGCCCGCACGCCGAACGCCTGCGCGGCCGGCAGGTGGCCATCGTGCAGGACGTCGTGGCGTCCGGCGGGACGGCGCAGGCGCTGGCGCGACTGGTGGAACGCGCCGGCGGGACCGTCACCGGGTACCTCGCCGCGTTCCGGCAGGGCAACCCGCCCATGCCGGTCACGGCCCTTCAGG
- a CDS encoding nitrite/sulfite reductase — MSDIEALKKEVPPFQIFDLIPQYAEQGFIDPERIDLLKWAGVYPQRPQEDGFLMMRVRVPAAEFSSATMREVANIAEEYGRGFLDVTDRQAFQFHWLTIQDIPRIFERLEPLGLHPKGACGDTVRAVIASPLAGLDAREIIDVRPLAHAMEGTLTGNPDFQDLPRKFKMSITAVPELEGIHMINDIGFLAHRVNGEVGFDVWVGGGLGAVAHLSRRLGVFIRPEEVVAVGQAITAAYRDHGYRQNRKKSRLKFLIKDLGVEKFREIVENDYLGRRLQDGPAAPVARFGGNDVLGVNPQADGLNYVVVATTVGRIDPTKARVLADLADRYGKGVLRTTAFQNMVIPHVASENVEALSAELAAIELAPKATIRGTTIACTGNQFCRLALTETKARTADLVDHLEPLTLAMDVPFTINLTGCSNACTRYQVADLGFMGANKTDKDGTVHEVFNVHLAGSIGQAQRTGTKLKGAVPAEQLNAYAAAVLAGFQANKLPGESFVEYADRTGHEHFAPDAVLGAREAVTA; from the coding sequence ATGAGCGACATTGAAGCCCTGAAGAAAGAAGTGCCCCCGTTCCAGATCTTCGACCTGATCCCCCAGTACGCCGAGCAGGGCTTCATCGACCCCGAGCGGATCGACCTGCTCAAGTGGGCCGGGGTGTACCCGCAGCGCCCGCAGGAGGACGGCTTCCTGATGATGCGCGTGCGCGTGCCCGCCGCCGAGTTTTCCAGCGCCACCATGCGCGAGGTGGCGAACATCGCCGAGGAGTACGGCCGGGGCTTCCTGGACGTCACGGACCGTCAGGCGTTCCAGTTCCACTGGCTGACCATTCAGGACATTCCCCGGATCTTCGAGCGGCTGGAACCGCTGGGCCTGCACCCCAAGGGAGCGTGCGGCGACACCGTGCGCGCCGTGATCGCCAGCCCCCTGGCCGGCCTGGACGCCCGCGAGATCATCGACGTGCGCCCCCTGGCCCACGCCATGGAAGGCACCCTGACCGGCAATCCCGATTTCCAGGACCTGCCGCGCAAGTTCAAGATGAGCATCACGGCGGTGCCGGAACTCGAAGGCATCCACATGATCAACGACATCGGCTTCCTGGCACACAGGGTGAACGGCGAGGTCGGGTTCGACGTGTGGGTGGGCGGCGGTCTGGGTGCCGTGGCGCACCTGTCCAGGCGCCTGGGCGTGTTCATCCGCCCCGAGGAGGTCGTGGCGGTCGGGCAGGCCATCACCGCCGCGTACCGCGACCACGGCTACCGCCAGAACCGCAAGAAGAGCCGCCTGAAGTTCCTGATCAAGGACCTGGGCGTCGAGAAGTTCCGCGAGATCGTCGAGAACGACTACCTGGGCCGCAGGTTGCAGGACGGCCCCGCCGCGCCCGTCGCGCGGTTCGGCGGGAACGACGTGCTGGGCGTGAACCCGCAGGCGGACGGCCTGAACTACGTGGTCGTGGCGACCACCGTGGGCCGCATCGACCCCACCAAGGCCCGCGTCCTGGCCGATCTGGCCGACCGCTACGGCAAGGGCGTGCTGCGCACCACCGCGTTCCAGAACATGGTGATCCCCCACGTCGCCTCTGAGAACGTCGAGGCCCTGAGCGCCGAGCTGGCCGCCATCGAACTCGCGCCGAAGGCGACCATCCGGGGCACGACCATCGCCTGCACCGGCAACCAGTTCTGCCGCCTCGCGCTGACCGAGACGAAGGCCCGCACCGCCGATCTGGTCGATCACCTCGAACCGCTGACGCTGGCGATGGACGTGCCGTTCACCATCAACCTGACCGGGTGCAGCAACGCCTGCACGCGCTACCAGGTGGCCGACCTGGGCTTCATGGGCGCGAACAAGACCGACAAGGACGGCACCGTCCACGAGGTCTTCAACGTGCACCTGGCCGGGAGCATCGGACAGGCGCAGCGCACCGGCACCAAACTGAAGGGCGCGGTGCCCGCCGAGCAGCTGAACGCGTACGCGGCGGCCGTGCTGGCCGGGTTCCAGGCGAACAAACTGCCGGGCGAGAGCTTCGTGGAGTACGCCGACCGCACCGGGCACGAGCACTTCGCGCCGGACGCCGTGCTGGGCGCGCGTGAGGCGGTCACCGCATGA